The Camelina sativa cultivar DH55 chromosome 18, Cs, whole genome shotgun sequence DNA window ATCTTGTGGGCAATTATTACACTTTGAAATATCAAAACTTTGTATTTGGGAATAATCAACTTTTTTAATTGCAGATATGAGAAAGAAGGGAAACCGTCCGGACTATCCCCTGTGGACGTATTTGTCAGTACAGTGGATCCATTGAAAGAGCCTCCGCTTATTACTGCAAATACTGTCTTGTCTATTCTTGCGGTTGATTATCCTGTCGATAAGGTTGCTTGTTATGTATCTGATGATGGTGCTGCCATGCTAACTTTCGAAGCTCTTTCTGAGACTGCGGAATTCGCAAGGAAATGGGTTCCTTTCTGTAAGAAATACTGTATCGAGCCTCGTGCTCCTGAATGGTATTTCTGCCATAAAATGGACTACTTGAAGAATAAAGTCCATCCCGCATTTGTCAGGGAGCGGCGAGCCATGAAGGTTACtagttctttcttctttataaatttgatttgatgacaAAGTTTCGgtctttttgatttttgctaGAAATTTACTTTTCATGAGTAAAGGATCTTATGTTATATGGGCTCTTATAAAAGGGGATTGTGGCTTTGTAAACTGATTTGAAAGATTGTGTGTTTTAACTGGTTTTGGCAGAGAGATTATGAAGAATTCAAGGTAAAAATCAATGCTTTAGTGGCGACAGCACAGAAAGTGCCTGAGGATGGTTGGACTATGCAAGACGGTACACCTTGGCCCGGTAATAGTGTGCGAGATCATCCCGGCATGATTCAGGTGAGTTTCAAATGCTTCTTATTTCCGAAAAACCTTTCTAGTTGTTGTGCTTTATAACTAAACCTTACTGGTTTTCTTGTCAAAGGTGTTCCTTGGAAGTGACGGTGTTCGTGATGTCGAAAACAATGAGTTGCCTCGATTAGTTTATGTTTCTCGTGAGAAGAGACCCGGATTTGATCACCATAAGAAGGCTGGAGCTATGAATTCTCTGGTAAATGATCTACTTTTTAAACCTCTAAAAATTTTTCTTTGCAAATTTCATATATGCATTGCCCATTTATTGGAATGGTTCCTAACTCTTCATTCATCTACACAAAATTGTTGAAGATTCGAGTCTCGGGGGTTCTATCAAATGCTCCTTACCTTCTGAATGTCGATTGTGATCACTACATCAACAATAGCAAAGCTCTTAGAGAAGCAATGTGTTTCATGATGGATCCTCAGTCAGGAAAGAAAATCTGTTATGTTCAATTCCCTCAAAGATTCGATGGGATTGATAGGCACGATCGATACTCAAATCGCAATGTTGTGTTCTTCGATGTAAGTCCATCAACCACTTTCTTATTGTATATCTTGAGATGTCTAAATATTTCCAACTAATGAATCTTTATTTACAGATCAATATGAAAGGTTTGGATGGGCTACAAGGGCCTATATACGTCGGGACAGGTTGTGTTTTCAGGAGGCAAGCACTTTATGGCTTTGATgcaccgaagaagaagaaggcccCACGTAAGACATGCAATTGCTGGCCAAAATGGTGTTTCATGTGTTGTGGTTCAAGAAAGAACCGTAAAGCTAAGACAGTGGCTgcggataagaagaagaagaatagggAAGCGTCGAAGCAGATTCACGCACTAGAAAATATTGAAGAGGGCCGCATCACTAAAGGTATAATACTAATCCTGTTTGTTATAAGTTCTTTCGGCATTTGGTGgtttactaatatattttgtaacactAGGCTCTAATGTAGAACAATCAACCGAGGCGATGCAATTGAAGTTGGAGAAGAAATTTGGGCAGTCTCCCGTTTTTGTTGCATCTGCTCGTATGGAGCATGGTGGGATGGCTAGAAACGCAAGCCCAGCTTGTCTGCTTAAGGAAGCCATCCAAGTCATTAGTTGTGGATATGAAGATAAAACCGAATGGGGAAAAGAGGTAAAGCAGCCGGTTGTTTTAAACCTTTGTTGTGTTTATGCAATCAATACTTGACTTTGATGATGACCCTTGTGAAAATTATTCTCAGATCGGGTGGATCTACGGTTCTGTTACAGAAGATATTCTTACGGGTTTCAAGATGCATTCTCATGGTTGGAGGTCTGTTTATTGTACACCTAAGTTAGCGGCTTTCAAAGGATCAGCTCCAATCAATCTTTCAGATCGTCTCCATCAAGTTCTTCGATGGGCGCTTGGGTCAGTTGAGATTTTCTTGAGTAGGCATTGTCCTATTTGGTATGGTTATGGAGGTGGTTTGAAATGGCTTGAGAGGTTGTCCTACATTAACTCCGTGGTTTACCCATGGACCTCTCTCCCACTCATTGTCTACTGTTCTCTCCCCGCCATATGTCTTCTCACCGGAAAATTTATTGTTCCCGAGGTAAAACAATCTTCTTAAGTCCTCAAAGTATGACCATCTTTATTCTATGTTTTGAGTGAATTCGTCGTCCTCAGGGTAAAAATATCATCTTGAGCTctcaaagtttgaatctttattCCAAAGTTGTGTGTTTAAGACTGGAAAACGGTTCTTGTTCCTTCTTTTTGCAGATTAGCAACTATGCGAGTATCCTCTTCATGGCGCTCTTCACGTCGATTGCAGTAACGGGTATACTTGAGATGCAATGGGGCAAAGTTGGGATCGATGATTGGTGGAGAAACGAACAGTTTTGGGTCATTGGTGGCGTTTCTGCGCATCTATTTGCTCTCTTCCAAGGTCTCCTCAAGGTTCTTGCTGGTGTGGACACTAACTTCACAGTCACATCAAAAGCAGCTGATGACGGCGAGTTCTCTGACCTTTACCTCTTCAAATGGACTTCTCTTCTCATCCCTCCAACGACTCTTCTCATCATAAACGTCATCGGAGTCATAGTTGGAATCTCTGATGCCATCAGCAACGGATATGACTCGTGGGGACCGCTTTTCGGGAGATTGTTCTTTGCACTTTGGGTCATCATTCATCTTTACCCATTCCTTAAAGGTTTGCTTGGGAAACAAGATAGAATGCCGACCATTATTGTTGTCTGGTCCATCCTCCTCGCCTCGATTCTTACACTTCTTTGGGTTCGGGTTAATCCGTTTGTGGCCAAAGGCGGTCCTATTCTTGAGATATGCGGGTTAGACTGCTTGTGATTTGATTGATGGATCAATTGGTGAAAAATGGTTTAATTCCCACGGATCAAGAGAGGTAAGTAAGAGAGATATTGTTTACCTCTAAAGACTCCTTCATTGTGTTCATtagatgatgaaaaagaaaaaagaatttaattttgttacgagattgttattttttgcaagaatgtgttgtagatatagatgaaaaaaaaaagaaggttgtTGTCTATTTGNGATCCTCCTCGCCTCTATTCTTACACTTCTTTGGGTTCGGGTTAATCCGTTTGTGGCGAAAGGTGGTCCTATTCTCGAGATATGCGGGTTAGACTGCTTGTGATTTGATTGATGGATCAATTGGTGGAAAAGGTTTAATTCCCACGGATCAAGAGAGGTACGAGAGATATTGTTTacctctaaaagactccttcaTTGTGTTCATtagatgatgaaaaagaaaaagaaaaaagaaattaattttgttacgTGATTGTTATTTTTGCAAGAATGTGTTGTAGatatagatgaaaaaaaagaaggttgttgtctatttgttttgttctttggtgGTGAGAGAAAAGATTTGTCAAATTATTCTTTAATTGAATATTTCTGATCTCTTTTGAATATTACAGAAGAGGAGTTTCAATCTGTAATCTTTTATGATAAagaactttaattttttttcaaaaaaaaatatatgtgagTTTCTCTGTTATCTTTCTTGTTTGAGAAATTGATTTCGTTCAAGGCTATTCTTGAGttaagagattattaatttGCCTGTAGACGTAGTATTTTCGAATGCTGTAGTTAAAACACGTTTGGAAGAGccacaaatatgtttttattttggctCAACACAACTTCTACATAAGATTGAACTCAATGTTGCACAAAAGAGTAAAGCCTAAGGTCATAATTcttattggaaaaaaaagttCCCTTACTACTCTGATCTACCGCTTCATTTCCTCCTCTTGGGTAGAAACACCAACTTGAAGTCTTCAGGTTAATAAAGCAGGTTCTTGATAAAGCAAAGGCCATACTCCTCCCGCCGAGAATGCCTTTACCAACTCTGTGGAGTCGATCTCATAGACCACTTTCTTATACCCAAACCTGGAAGTGAAAAGAATGTCCCATCAAACTATCTAAGCACTAAGCTTCCACCTCTGCGTCTGTCTCCAACACTGACCTTCATTCAATAGTGGGATATTCCTTTTGAATAAACTAAGAAATTACGAACTTAGCTGAGtggcccaaaaaaaaacctgagTGGCCCAAAAGAGTACTATACAGGCCCATTTTGGCCGGTATCTACATAttgtctctgtttcttgattctgCAGCACTGAGAATTTGGTTAGAAGAAATTTGCaactttttgtcttttttatattaatGCACTTGTCATCCTTACAAATAGTCATTCAATCTATTATATATCCTTCTAATGCTATCAAATGTCTCGAAAGAGATATAcaatagaacctctataaattaataaggttgagaccatgaaattttattaatttatgtagaggattttttatcagaaatttagagtttagaaaaaattgcTGCTACTATTTTTCaaagtgatgatgaagttgaagaagatatgaCGATACCTTTAGAACCAGATACACATAAGGAAGCAATTATCGCGTAAAAAATTCTgtacaatttttggatgcgatttgagaagacaacaccaaaagtttttgatgcagtcagaaagattagagatgTTCTCCAACAAGAatacaaattcaagaacaaacaaacaacaatatattcatattttactaaatattcttagatatatatatatactagtttatttgattattaatttatgatattgataggACCATATTTTTAGAtgggatttttaaaaaagttattaatttattattttatcgaataatgtccaaaattacactaattCTAATTTGGGActggagaaatttattaatttgtagaagttattaatttatggaggtTCTACTATAGTTATAGTTTTGTCACATTTCATCAAAACATTTCATCAAACTACTctctgtgtgtatatatatgtctacTGTTACTTTGGCGGCTGAAAATAGAAATGTGGTCGATACGGGTTATAAAGTACGTAAATGATACGGAAGCATAAGGATTTTATGGAATGTTGTTGCTAAAAGAATCTATTAATAATACTTGGTACTTATCATTAAATATGATGTGATATTTTTAGTTTGACTGTTGActatatttggattttgtttgaacaaaataaaatagtggTTGACTTGTCGGTGTTGAGTGTTTTATGACTTTCTTTAGGCAAAGTCAGCCATATTCTGCCACGTGTTAGtcatcttagttttttttgtgtcttttattttaaagtcGATGCCCAAATCCaaataggagaagaagaagatatgtgaAACTAACTTATGTCCTTTCCTAAACTACCTTATGTCGTTTCGCAATATGTATGTGAATGTGATGTATCATTAATGTGTTTGTGGAGAGAAAATCCCACATCTAACAGATGTAAAGGGACTTGAGTAATATaaaaaaggttagagtctttctAGAGAAAATTTCACATCTAATAGATATAAAGggacttgagtaatatataaaaggttagaGCCTCTCCACTTATTGTCAAttagttttgagttggaagcccacagtaAAGCCcgaatttaacatggtatcagagcctacacACGCTGGCCCGTTAACTAGTCTGACCCGGATAGAGGCCCGATCACCCCATTAATTGATGACCCAAAGGAAGGCCCAATTCCATCGAGCTAGCTAAAAAATAGAGAGCATTATCTCGAGGGGAGTGATGGATTCTGTCGAGATTAATGGCTAAAAGAGTCATCATCTCGAGGGAGCGTGTAGAGAAAAGATCTCACATCTCATAGATATAAAGGGatttgagtaatatataaaggattaaGATCTCTCCACTCGTGTCTTTGGATGTCTTTGGGTTGTTATTAAGAATACTTCTGGTTTATACCGTTATAAGAAATTGGAATGAAAAATCTACGTTTTAAAACGTAAACTTTGCATTTCGACCTAACATAAtcacggaaaaaaaaaaaaaaaaaaaaaaaaaaaaNCTTTAGCATTACTATTTCATTTTCGTTGGTAACTTTtagtaaataaagatttaatcAGATCAGATAGTAGATTAagttttctttgcttttgagaCTTGGTCAAGGCGAGAACATCTAGAAAAtgataattttcaaaaaccttGGATTTTCTTGATATGCATGCGGTCTTCTAACTTGAAAAATTGTCTGACTTAATTAATAGAGATTGAAATATCCATATAGTTTGATGTGATggaaaaaaacacaaggatcataATGATGCCGTATATATATGGTTAGAACTTCGAATGGCTACACTAATTCTTCAATTCGAAAGCGCCtaagtttcaaattaaaattttcagttgcgtattttaatttttaaatatgacTGAATAGAACTTTTCTCTCTGTTATATCAAaacgattgttttttttgtatatacattTTCAATACTATTTTCATCAAATAGTTTATATGCAATATTGTTCATCAAATAGTTCTTTTTTGTCCAATCAAAAGTTTTACAagtattaatatttgtttatatatatacatatataccacAAGTTGTAGAACTCCATAGTAGACTTTGATTTTCAGTACTTGTGTGAATGTTTAATAAGATTGAGCCTTTGCATGTATTTACAgattagtttaaatatatatatatatatatgagattataatttgttaaataaagttaaaacaCGTTACCTAATTAGTAAGAACCCAAATCGGAATTCTTTTTCattcatatatcaaaaatattaaacaccGTGGTAGATACAATGAATCGAGTAATCAACATAAagtataatatagtactataaaTTAAGAATCTCAAAGATGCAACGTTTATGTCGTTTGTCTTACATTATGAGTTAGATAAATTAATGGTTTAattagttgtttttgttttggcttaGTTCATACTTATATAGTAGCTAgcattaaaaaaggaaaagaacatAGTAGAATCCGATTTCATGTCGACAACACCTTTTCAAATCTTATTTAATTACTATTATGTATTTTAGTTTAGAACTTTAGATtctctaaccaaaaaaaaaactatgtacgAAATTTGATTTATTCAAAGTACAACAGAAGTAAAGGGTTTGTATGCTGTTTCCCACTTCTTAATACTATATGATTGCGTCATCACGTGTTGTTTGCGACTAAGGGGGTGATTTGTAgctgttaattataattatcatTACTTATCCGTACAAATAAGCTCTGGTTATGTCtaaaaattaactatatattaattttatataacgcattattatttttttatatatcactaaattttaattgttttgtcgCACACAGCCTTTGAATAACTACTATCAAGTTGCGATGTCAAATTGCTAATTGTTTGGATATTCTATACAACAAGTGGCCACAGTTTCTAGAGTTTTATTCAATTAACTCAAATAGTCTAGCATAAGTGCACATGATTATAAACAAATAACTTcgttcaaaaataaaaaagattataaaCAAATAACTACTATTCATTTGTTTGTCTCCTAAAATCATGAAATTACCTTAAAGATCActatttctatttataaaaaaaaaaataatagaatcaTATTAAATAGATACAATTTTGGTACCTTTTTGTACCATTCTACATTATTACATATAGATAATCCTACGTACCTAGTTTGATAcgatattcttattattattatttttattttaaaaaggacAAGTTGATGAAAAAGACATACAGTATCGTACGCCTTGTTATCTGGTTTTGCAATGTTAAACTTGTTTTAATATTACAAGTTGAATTGGATATTCGTATACTAATGGGTAAAATCGTTATATGCTTAACCGACGTGTTAATGCGAACTTAATTAGGGGGTTAGGTTGGGAGATAGGCACACACATTGGGAAAACATAAattcatttaataataatagcGCTTTCGTATTTGGATCGATTCTTTGAATCCCTTATTAGACtttatttctaaatttgtttttatcttaCTAAACTTTTTAATTCCATTATGAATTAGGCATATATGTCGGTGTTCTTATCTCCTAAGTGAATTTTTTTACTATGGATATAAACTGGATTAGAATGTAATCGTTATCAAACTGGgaatcttaaatatatatatttttttaaaaaaggggaAATGACAGGTGAAAAGCTTTATCCAGATATCGTCGTACAATATTGTTTCAgcatttttagaaaataaattgtcACACTGAGCAAATTAGTGTAAATTTGTTTAATCCTGCCACCCTGGTATAAAATTGTTACTGTTTAACGATAGAAAAGTGTCACGtgtaaaaagataaaaaaataccAGCAACGTCAACTTGTGTGCGCACTTGCATAGATTGGTTCAATACAAAAGTCAGACGATGCCGTTTCGAGATTATTCTCAAGTTTGTTtactcaaacctaaaaaatagtagcattatatatataatctttattaaaatatagtatactatattaattgggaaatacaaatataaaactaaccttagaTATGTACAAAATTACATTCATTTGttattagtaaattttaattaattaattaatctttattaattattaataaataaaaatattgttaacatatcaaattaaatctataaaattaaataaaatctacaaaagtaaataaaatcgATTCGAATCTAAACTAATTGATAtgtgaataaaaaatattattaaaaatttaacatctaaaattttaaaaatctaatttagtAAAATctataactacaaattttataacattttttactagaacaaattacttttttatccaaaatctaatcaaataaaatctatattaattttgtttaacatcttcgattttttaaactaataaataaaataatcacaaaataaattattacaattttttatcaaaaaaattcagTGTACCTAGTTAACTTTATTTTGTGTTCAGACTTCAGACTAGAACCTACGAGTATATCGACAAAAAATATGTACTGTATTTCTTAACCAAAAAGTTTTTAACAAGCTCTACTCTATTGAACTCGATCCTGGCgaataaagaaaaacaaccaaaaagtattaaaatatatttcatttatagTATGTTCGTTTCCTAGTAAATGTTCTACATGGGAGTCCGAACTGAACTCAATCTAAATTTAAGAAtgatacagaaaaagaaaaacggatTTTACATTAAAATACGAAACTATTGGAAGTGCCCACCATCCCAGCCAATCATTTCCATCATtgtgtgcaaaaaaaaaagaaatattccaATGCATTAACAACTTTATTAAGTTTGTATTCAAGCAAGAGCGTTTTACACATATACTATATACTTGATTACTTATTCTgcaaaagttaatatatattatgatattgGACTacataaatgaaatattttgtaaacaacatataatataaaatttaacaaaaaaaagtatatataatattattaaaacgaaattaatagtatatattactCATTTACTCTCCACTGGAGCAAGAAAAATCGAAAACGATGAATATTTCGTAGGTCAAACggtcaaatataaaattaaacacaagaagaagaagaagaagaagaaggacggagGTTGAAATAAGTGGGCCGTAGGGGAGAGGCCCAAACAGTCACGTGCATCATTAGCCCTTTTCACCACCGACACCGTCCAAACGGAGGAGCCCTTTTGACGTCGACATGAACCGACACGTGCAACACACGCGCTTTCGTACGGAACGGCTCAACTCAAACTTGACCTTCAAGCTCACCGTTTaggcaaaaatgaaaaatatcttTTACTACGAccattataataatattacatttaatGGGTTTTTTACCTCTTTTTCAGCaactcctatttttttttatactcgTAATTTATGAATAGGGGGGACCCTTATTAATCACCCAGACGAACCCTTCATAaatatagtaattaataatCGTGTCTACGAATGTCTCTATATTTTTACAGGGGTTACTTAAATAAACCCTtgctaattaaattaattactacTACCTTATTAGTTTAGTTTACTTGGCTTGCGATTGCGAACGTACTAGTACTACTAGTAATACTGTATACTTATGTCCCCTcaagttgcaaaaaaaaaacttcagatcCCTCTCATATATATGAATACAAAACCTGTTCAAATTGGACTTAaatcatcaaaaccaaattttcttCTGTTGTTATTATAGATTAATATTGAGCtatttactactactactatattttatatctaatagtattaaaataaaacaaaaagaattgatagaAAAAAAGGTGCGTGTTTTCGATTCACACGGCCGAAACAGAGGAGCGAAGCcgactctattttttttctttatttctattTGGCGGCGctgaaacaagaaaataaatttgttatatctctttctctataaGCTTTGCTTAAACCTCGTTCTCTGTCTTAGAAAAGAAACCACATCTTCTAAAAcctctgtctctctttctttctttctcttacctctctgttattttgtttctctctctctctatagagTTTTCTTTCCctctaagaaaaacaaatatttttttttaacttaatttttCTGGCTCTCTGTTTATAAGCTTTTCAAGTTTTATCAGAAGAAAGAGGATTTTACAAGGAAAGAGATTTGTATGTGTGTCTTAAAAGTGGCAAATCAGGAAGGTAACGTTGGCAACAAAGCCGagtctactactactactactaaagaAGATGATCACCGGACGTTATCTGATATCGATCAATGGCTTTACTTGTTCGCCGCGGAAGACGACCACCCCCACCGTCATAACTTCGTTACGCAGCAGCAGCCGCAGCCACCCCCGTCGTCATCTCTTATGTCGGGTTTCAGCAGAGAGATGGAGATGTCTGCGATTGTCTCTGCTTTGACTCACGTTGTCGCTGGAAATGTTCCTCAGCATCAACAACAATATGGTTGTGGTGGTGATGGTAGCGGAGAAGGGACTTCGaattcctcttcttcctctggccATAAAAGGAGGAGAGCGGTCGATGAAGGTGGCGGCAAAGCGGTCAAGGCAGCTAATACTTTGACGGTTGATCAATATCTCTCCGGTGGTACTTCTACTTCCAAAGGTAAATAGTATTTCTTGTCTATTATAATAACACACGTACGCTACTTCGAATTTAAACCACGGCTACAAAATTAGTATTTATAAAccacaaaacattttttatatatcaaatctgATAATTGTTTTTAGTAACTTTGATGATGTAGTTTATACATCAAGGTATGAGTCACGTCATATGCTTGTAACACAAAATCTAAATACAGTTGCACTTTTGTTGCCCTCACGCaatcacaaaattaaacaacatGTCTTATATTGAAACACCGGTGCATATGTATTATTTTAGTTGAAGTTAGATAGTATGCTATCatagtaaatttaaaaattcaaatgaaaatcaagaataaaaatagtaattagATGCAAATAAAGTATCGGAagtgttgacaaaaataaaaataataataagaagaaagtGTATTTGATTATCCTAAGACATATACTTTAGAATTGCTATGAAAAGGTTTAGATATTTAATCAGCAAAAATGATGATGCCAAAAGAATTTATCTCCCCCAATTGCCTCAAGACTCGTTTTccacttcctttttttcttttcttttctacttGTTCATTCCTCTTGTCACTTGGCCTCATCACTTTCTCATAATCACTTTCTCCATATTATATCTTTATTCGAGacattaaaattttagattttgtaaaaaaaaagtgtttagtACTTATATAACGAGTCAAAACAAAAGGTgtgaaatttgatatatttgtttgtttgcagtgAGGGAAGCTTCGAGTAACATGTCAGGTCCAGGCCCAACNNNNNNNNNNNNNNNNNNNNNNNNNNNNNNNNNNNNNNNNNNNNNNNNNNNNNNNNNNNNNNNNNNNNNNNNNNNNNNNNNNNNNNNNNNNNNNNNNNNNNNNNNNNNNNNNNNNNNNNNNNNNNNNNNNNNNNNNNNNNNNNNNNNNNNNNNNNNNNNNNNNNNNNNNNNNNNNNNNNNNNNNNNNNNNNNNNNNNNNNNNNNNNNNNNNNNNNNNNNNNNNNNNNNNNNNNNNNNNNNNNNNNNNNNNNNNNNNNNNNNNNNNNNNNNNNNNNNNNNNNNNNNNNNNNNNNNNNNNNNNNNNNNNNNNNNNNNNNNNNNNNNNNNNNNNNNNNNNNNNNNNNNNNNNNNNNNNNNNNNNNNNNNNNNNNNNNNNNNNNNNNNNNNNNNNNNNNNNNNNNNNNNNNNNNNNNNNNNNNNNNNNNNNNNNNNNNNNNNNNNNNNNNNNNNNNNNNNNNNNNNNNNNNNNNNNNNNNNNNNNNNNNNNNNNNNNNNNNNNNNNNNNNNNNNNNNNNNNNNNNNNNNNNNNNNNNNNNNNNNNNNNNNNNNNNNNNNNNNNNNNNNNNNNNNNNNNNNNNNNNNNNNNNNNNNNNNNNNNNNNNNNNNNNNNNNNNNNNNNNNNNNNNNNNNNNNNNNNNNNNNNNNNNNNNNNNNNNNNNNNNNNNNNNNNNNNNNNNNNNNNNNNNNNNNNNNNNNNNNNNNNNNNNNNNNNNNNNNNNNNNNNNNNNNNNNNNNNNNNNNNNNNNNNNNNNNNNNNNNNNNNNNNNNNNNNNNNNNNNNNNNNNNNNNNNNNNNNNNNNNNNNNNNNNNNNNNNNNNNNNNNNNNNNNNNNNNNNNNNNNNNNNNNNNNNNNNNNNNNNNNNNNNNNNNNNNNNNNNNNNNNNNNNNNNNNNNNNNNNNNNNNNNNNNNNNNNNNNNNNNNNNNNNNNNNNNNNNNNNNNNNNNNNNNNNNNNNNNNNNNNNNNNNNNNNNNNNNNNNNNNNNNNNNNNNNNNNNNNNNNNNNNNNNNNNNNNNNNNNNNNNNNNNNNNNNNNNNNNNNNNNNNNNNNNNNNNNNNNNNNNNNNNNNNNNNNNNNNNNNNNNNNNNNNNNNNNNNNNNNNNNNNNNNN harbors:
- the LOC104762636 gene encoding cellulose synthase A catalytic subunit 6 [UDP-forming] — its product is MNTGGRLIAGSHNRNEFVLINADENARIRSVQELSGQTCQICRDEIELTVGGEPFVACNECAFPVCRPCYEYERREGNKACPQCKTRYKRLKGSPRVEGDEEEDDIDDLDNEFEYGSNGMGFDQVSENMSISRRTSGFPQSDLDSAPPGSQIPLLTYGDEDVEISSDRHALIVPPSLGGHGNRVHPVSLADPTVAAHPRPMVPQKDLAVYGYGSVAWKDRMEEWKRKQNEKLQVVKHEGDPDFEDGDDADFPMMDEGRQPLSRKIPIKSSKINPYRMLIVLRLVILGLFFHYRILHPVKDAYALWLISVICEIWFAVSWVLDQFPKWYPIERETYLDRLSLRYEKEGKPSGLSPVDVFVSTVDPLKEPPLITANTVLSILAVDYPVDKVACYVSDDGAAMLTFEALSETAEFARKWVPFCKKYCIEPRAPEWYFCHKMDYLKNKVHPAFVRERRAMKRDYEEFKVKINALVATAQKVPEDGWTMQDGTPWPGNSVRDHPGMIQVFLGSDGVRDVENNELPRLVYVSREKRPGFDHHKKAGAMNSLIRVSGVLSNAPYLLNVDCDHYINNSKALREAMCFMMDPQSGKKICYVQFPQRFDGIDRHDRYSNRNVVFFDINMKGLDGLQGPIYVGTGCVFRRQALYGFDAPKKKKAPRKTCNCWPKWCFMCCGSRKNRKAKTVAADKKKKNREASKQIHALENIEEGRITKGSNVEQSTEAMQLKLEKKFGQSPVFVASARMEHGGMARNASPACLLKEAIQVISCGYEDKTEWGKEIGWIYGSVTEDILTGFKMHSHGWRSVYCTPKLAAFKGSAPINLSDRLHQVLRWALGSVEIFLSRHCPIWYGYGGGLKWLERLSYINSVVYPWTSLPLIVYCSLPAICLLTGKFIVPEISNYASILFMALFTSIAVTGILEMQWGKVGIDDWWRNEQFWVIGGVSAHLFALFQGLLKVLAGVDTNFTVTSKAADDGEFSDLYLFKWTSLLIPPTTLLIINVIGVIVGISDAISNGYDSWGPLFGRLFFALWVIIHLYPFLKGLLGKQDRMPTIIVVWSILLASILTLLWVRVNPFVAKGGPILEICGLDCL